Proteins co-encoded in one Paracrocinitomix mangrovi genomic window:
- a CDS encoding MotA/TolQ/ExbB proton channel family protein, with translation MTFLPLLLQTTGLDSLNTAQETGGVTEMTKTVKVWDLIVGVDPITGEVSITNLIVMIALLALSIVSVYIFVERFLSINKSLKEEKDFMVRVKDYLLDGKIDQARDLCAQTDNPAARMVEKGISRIGKPMRDIVSSIENVGKLEIYHLEKRMSFLATASGAAPMIGFLGTTLGMIRVFQAMKFQQNFDLSTISGGIMEAMVTTVAGLVVGIMAYMTYNYLVAKIDKVIHSMENASIEFLDLLNEPGK, from the coding sequence ATGACTTTTTTGCCCCTTTTATTGCAAACAACCGGATTAGATAGCTTAAATACTGCTCAAGAAACCGGTGGAGTTACTGAAATGACTAAGACGGTTAAGGTTTGGGATTTGATCGTAGGTGTTGATCCTATAACCGGAGAGGTGAGTATTACTAACCTTATTGTGATGATCGCCTTGTTGGCGCTTTCAATTGTTAGTGTTTACATTTTTGTTGAGCGATTTTTATCAATTAATAAATCTTTGAAAGAAGAAAAAGATTTCATGGTAAGAGTGAAAGACTACTTGTTAGATGGTAAAATTGATCAGGCTAGAGATTTATGTGCGCAAACTGATAATCCTGCTGCCAGAATGGTAGAAAAAGGAATTTCCAGAATTGGTAAACCAATGAGAGATATCGTAAGCTCCATAGAAAATGTGGGCAAACTGGAAATCTATCATTTGGAAAAAAGAATGAGTTTCTTAGCCACAGCATCTGGTGCAGCTCCAATGATTGGGTTCTTAGGAACTACATTGGGTATGATTAGAGTGTTCCAGGCAATGAAGTTTCAGCAAAATTTTGATTTATCTACTATCTCTGGAGGTATTATGGAAGCCATGGTAACTACAGTTGCCGGTTTGGTAGTTGGAATTATGGCGTACATGACGTACAATTATTTGGTGGCTAAAATCGATAAAGTAATCCATAGCATGGAAAATGCGTCTATTGAATTTTTGGATTTATTGAACGAACCAGGAAAGTAG
- a CDS encoding bifunctional folylpolyglutamate synthase/dihydrofolate synthase: MSKYDQAIEWLFTQIPNYQKQGGSAYKPGLDNILKLLRSMQNPQEFFRSIHIAGSNGKGSVSHVLAAIYQANGYKVGIFTSPHILDFRERIKINGVPVSEQFVLDFLDAYKTDIQKLDSSFFEITTAMAFEAFKQYEVDVAIVETGLGGRLDATNVLVPELSVITNISLEHTQFLGDTLEKIAYEKAGIIKENRPVVIGEKQLETTLVFEEIAKQRKSTLFYASDVLLKSDLIASYQKKNLATAWKAVEVLNDVFPVDDEISKNSLLNVSELTAFTGRFQLISSNPRIIIDAAHNADGIKNLIGELENLNFEKLIIVYGTSSDKDLSAIFPLLPKNATYFFTEFNSLRSAKIEKLEQEALKFGLKHTCFKKVKLAMSTAKRDADSKDVILIFGSFFLLADVLENQN, translated from the coding sequence TTGAGTAAGTATGATCAAGCCATTGAATGGCTTTTTACACAGATTCCAAATTATCAAAAACAAGGTGGATCAGCTTATAAACCTGGTCTTGACAATATTTTAAAACTCTTGCGGTCAATGCAAAATCCGCAAGAGTTTTTTCGTTCTATCCATATTGCCGGTTCAAACGGAAAAGGTTCTGTATCTCATGTTTTAGCGGCTATCTATCAAGCTAATGGTTACAAAGTGGGAATCTTTACTTCTCCGCATATTCTTGATTTTAGAGAGCGAATAAAAATTAATGGTGTCCCTGTTTCAGAGCAATTTGTACTAGATTTTTTAGATGCTTATAAAACGGATATTCAAAAACTGGATAGCTCTTTTTTTGAAATAACCACGGCTATGGCTTTTGAGGCTTTTAAACAATATGAAGTAGATGTTGCCATAGTAGAAACCGGTTTGGGAGGAAGATTGGATGCTACAAATGTATTGGTTCCTGAATTATCTGTTATAACCAATATAAGTTTGGAGCATACTCAATTCTTAGGGGATACTTTAGAGAAAATCGCCTATGAAAAAGCCGGCATAATAAAAGAAAATAGACCGGTAGTAATTGGTGAAAAGCAGCTTGAAACTACCTTAGTTTTTGAAGAAATAGCAAAACAACGAAAATCTACTTTGTTTTACGCTTCAGATGTTCTGCTGAAAAGTGACTTGATTGCTTCCTATCAAAAAAAGAATCTTGCAACTGCATGGAAAGCTGTTGAAGTTTTGAATGATGTATTTCCGGTGGATGACGAAATTTCCAAAAATTCGTTATTAAATGTTAGTGAGTTAACAGCTTTTACTGGGAGGTTTCAATTGATTAGTTCAAATCCTCGAATCATAATAGATGCCGCGCATAATGCAGATGGCATTAAAAATTTAATTGGAGAATTGGAAAATCTGAATTTCGAAAAATTGATAATTGTTTATGGTACTTCTTCGGATAAAGATTTATCAGCAATATTTCCTCTGCTTCCCAAAAACGCTACTTATTTTTTTACCGAGTTTAATTCACTTAGATCAGCAAAAATTGAAAAATTAGAACAAGAAGCTTTAAAGTTTGGATTGAAACATACTTGTTTTAAAAAAGTAAAATTGGCTATGTCAACCGCAAAAAGGGATGCCGATTCTAAAGATGTAATCCTGATTTTTGGTAGCTTCTTCTTATTGGCTGATGTGCTTGAAAATCAAAACTAA
- a CDS encoding ExbD/TolR family protein: protein MDLGRRNKVKAEGGMSSMTDLVFLLLIFFIIMATKVQPNVPVDLPKKSDLPPSSLNPSVVVGVTPNSLYYIEGSEEEYTFEEIVPILDSKMDEQTDKTLKVSGDRIANYEAVFNIIALAKQRDWKPVLAYEPGG from the coding sequence ATGGATTTAGGAAGAAGAAATAAAGTAAAAGCAGAGGGGGGAATGTCATCCATGACTGACCTTGTGTTCCTGTTGTTGATATTTTTCATCATCATGGCCACTAAGGTTCAGCCAAATGTACCGGTTGACTTACCTAAAAAAAGTGATCTGCCTCCAAGTTCTTTAAATCCTTCCGTAGTTGTAGGGGTTACTCCAAATAGCCTATACTACATAGAAGGGTCTGAAGAAGAATATACTTTTGAAGAAATTGTTCCGATTTTGGATTCCAAAATGGACGAACAAACAGATAAAACTTTAAAAGTGTCAGGTGACAGGATAGCTAATTACGAAGCAGTCTTTAATATTATCGCTCTGGCGAAACAAAGAGATTGGAAACCCGTATTAGCATATGAGCCCGGAGGTTAG
- the nhaD gene encoding sodium:proton antiporter NhaD codes for MGLEFVMVIIFVVGYAAIALEHNIKVDKAASALLIGMICWGMYALWPEQHLGVQEGQSIVDVSRDTTIQAHNPSFAEFANHEVIKERDEILNHGNYDMEMTTKDPHHTSHHVHEYVEHGLTHHLFEIAGILFFLLGAMTIVELIDAHEGFSVITDRISTTSKVKLLWVICLLTFFMSAALDNLTTSIVMISVIRKLIDSKETRWLFGGFIIIAANAGGAWSPIGDVTTTMLWNNGQLPHTDVIITNLIIPSLTALIVPLILASIFVKGQVQRPDKSNPVSAHGHAEVEVTNFEKTFVFFLGLAGLLFVPVFKTMTHLPPFTGMMLSLGVLWAVTEVMHGRKSSELKRNLSVISVLQKVDTASVLFFLGILMAVAALQEVGHLNEVAGFLNDKMDGNIYTINVSIGLLSAIVDNVPLVAAAQGMYPIADVGDFAIDGKFWQFLAYCAGTGGSALIIGSAAGVAVMGLEKISFGWYLKKISLYAIIGYASGAAVYWLMFH; via the coding sequence ATGGGATTGGAATTTGTAATGGTTATAATTTTTGTCGTAGGATATGCGGCAATTGCCCTTGAACATAATATTAAAGTAGATAAAGCAGCTTCAGCCTTGTTGATAGGAATGATTTGCTGGGGGATGTATGCATTGTGGCCTGAACAACATTTAGGTGTTCAAGAAGGACAATCTATTGTTGATGTATCTAGAGATACAACAATCCAAGCACACAATCCAAGCTTTGCTGAGTTTGCAAATCATGAAGTAATTAAAGAAAGAGATGAGATTTTGAACCATGGTAACTATGACATGGAGATGACTACTAAAGATCCTCATCATACTTCTCATCATGTGCATGAGTATGTAGAGCATGGTTTAACGCATCACTTGTTTGAGATTGCCGGAATTCTATTCTTCTTATTGGGAGCAATGACCATTGTTGAGTTAATTGATGCTCATGAAGGGTTCTCCGTCATCACTGACAGAATTTCAACAACATCTAAGGTGAAATTACTTTGGGTGATTTGTTTATTGACATTCTTTATGTCTGCTGCATTGGATAACTTAACAACATCCATTGTAATGATTTCCGTAATTCGAAAATTAATTGACTCAAAAGAGACTCGTTGGTTGTTTGGAGGGTTCATTATTATTGCAGCAAATGCCGGAGGTGCCTGGTCACCAATTGGAGACGTAACAACAACAATGTTATGGAATAATGGTCAGTTGCCTCATACAGATGTGATTATTACTAACTTAATTATTCCATCTTTAACTGCTTTAATTGTTCCTTTGATTCTGGCTTCAATTTTTGTTAAAGGACAGGTTCAACGTCCAGACAAATCTAATCCTGTTTCTGCACACGGACATGCTGAAGTAGAAGTAACGAATTTTGAAAAAACATTTGTGTTTTTCTTAGGATTGGCCGGATTACTATTTGTGCCTGTATTCAAAACCATGACTCATTTACCTCCATTTACTGGGATGATGTTGAGTTTAGGGGTTTTATGGGCTGTAACAGAAGTGATGCACGGTCGTAAATCTTCTGAGTTAAAAAGAAATTTATCAGTAATCTCTGTTTTACAAAAGGTAGATACAGCTTCAGTATTATTTTTCTTGGGGATTTTGATGGCTGTTGCAGCTTTACAAGAAGTAGGTCACTTAAATGAAGTTGCCGGTTTCTTGAACGATAAAATGGATGGAAACATCTATACTATTAACGTGTCAATAGGATTGTTGTCTGCAATAGTTGATAACGTTCCATTGGTAGCTGCAGCTCAGGGTATGTACCCGATTGCAGATGTTGGAGATTTTGCTATTGACGGTAAATTCTGGCAATTCTTGGCGTACTGTGCTGGTACAGGAGGATCTGCATTAATTATTGGTTCTGCTGCCGGTGTAGCCGTTATGGGATTAGAGAAAATCAGCTTTGGTTGGTATCTTAAAAAGATCAGTCTTTACGCTATAATAGGATACGCTTCAGGTGCTGCTGTATACTGGTTGATGTTTCACTAG
- a CDS encoding Glu/Leu/Phe/Val dehydrogenase dimerization domain-containing protein translates to MIKLLEKFENKRPEIVFEWKDAETEAEGWVVINSLRGGAAGGGTRMRVGLDKREVESLAKTMEVKFTVAGPQIGGAKSGINFDPSDPRKKGVLQRWYAAVTPLLKHYYGTGGDLNVDEIHEVIPITEDCGVWHPQEGVFNGHFQPREAQKIHRIGQLRQGVLKVIEDESFSPSVSRKYVVADMITGYGVAESVKHYYDIWGGSVEGKRVIVQGWGNVGSAGAYYLAQQGAKIVGIIDRVGGLIKEEGFTLEEIRELFLNKDGNALNAPDMMSFDEVNAKIWDIKAEIFIPCAASRLITKDQVDRMIANGMEVISAGANVPFADKEIFFGPIADYTDEHIAVIPDFISNCGMARVFAYLMSNDLEELSDKGIFNDTSETIKKAMVDTHQKNNNKTKIAKTAFEIALNKLV, encoded by the coding sequence ATGATCAAACTTCTTGAAAAATTTGAGAACAAACGTCCCGAAATAGTTTTCGAATGGAAAGATGCGGAAACTGAGGCAGAGGGATGGGTAGTTATTAATTCATTAAGAGGAGGTGCTGCTGGTGGTGGTACCAGAATGAGAGTAGGCTTAGACAAGAGAGAGGTTGAGTCTTTAGCAAAAACCATGGAGGTAAAGTTTACTGTTGCGGGTCCTCAAATTGGTGGTGCTAAATCCGGAATTAATTTCGATCCAAGTGATCCAAGAAAAAAAGGTGTGTTACAAAGATGGTACGCCGCAGTAACTCCACTTTTAAAACATTACTACGGAACTGGTGGTGATTTAAATGTAGATGAAATTCACGAAGTAATTCCTATAACTGAAGATTGTGGTGTTTGGCATCCTCAAGAAGGAGTGTTTAATGGACATTTTCAGCCAAGAGAAGCGCAAAAAATTCACCGAATTGGTCAGTTAAGACAAGGAGTACTAAAGGTGATAGAAGATGAGAGTTTCTCACCTTCGGTTTCAAGAAAGTATGTTGTAGCTGATATGATTACAGGATACGGTGTTGCTGAGTCAGTGAAACATTATTATGATATCTGGGGAGGAAGTGTTGAAGGAAAAAGAGTGATCGTTCAAGGATGGGGAAATGTTGGTTCAGCCGGAGCTTATTACCTGGCGCAACAAGGAGCTAAAATTGTTGGAATCATTGATAGAGTTGGAGGGTTGATCAAAGAAGAAGGATTTACTTTAGAAGAGATCAGAGAATTATTCTTGAATAAAGATGGAAACGCATTAAATGCGCCTGACATGATGTCTTTTGATGAAGTAAACGCCAAAATTTGGGATATCAAAGCAGAGATTTTTATTCCTTGTGCTGCCTCAAGATTAATTACAAAAGATCAAGTAGATAGAATGATTGCAAACGGTATGGAAGTAATTTCTGCAGGGGCTAATGTTCCGTTTGCGGATAAAGAAATTTTCTTTGGACCTATTGCTGATTATACAGATGAGCACATTGCTGTAATTCCTGATTTTATTTCAAATTGCGGAATGGCTAGAGTTTTTGCTTATTTAATGAGCAACGACTTGGAAGAATTGTCAGACAAAGGAATCTTTAATGATACATCAGAAACCATTAAAAAAGCAATGGTTGATACACATCAAAAAAATAACAATAAAACTAAAATTGCTAAGACAGCTTTTGAAATAGCACTTAACAAACTGGTTTAA